The Polypterus senegalus isolate Bchr_013 chromosome 10, ASM1683550v1, whole genome shotgun sequence genomic interval ACATCAGATTTATCAACTGTACCTTCAACAAATATCACTTCATCAATGTTATCTTCACCACATTTGTTATCCTCTGTTGTGCCTATAGGTACAGCATTCACTGTGTTATCTTCAAGCAAAACAGTCTCTATATCACCATCAACAACAGCAGTCAATATTACATCAAGAGAAGATACATCTCCACCTGTATCTTATccaacagatttcagtttttcagtttCAACCTTATCTCATTCTGCAACTTCAAATTCCTCAACTGTCAATGTAGGAATTTCAGCCACATCATCTGTGGCAGGCATGTCTTCATCAGCACCTAGTTCATCAACTTTAACCACTAAATTTTCAAATTCAGAACTGATATCTGATTCATTATCTGCAATTTATTTAAGTATAACTTCATCAATTCTATCATTAAAGATGCCAATCACCACTTCGCCATTACATACAACTAGCACAATGGCTACTGCATCATCTGACTTTACACCAGTCTCTTTATCATCATCAGCTATTACTCAAGCAGCTGATATGTCATCACATACAGCTTCATCACCTGTTTCTTCTGAACTAGCCAAAAGTTTTCAAGATCAACCTTCATCAGCCTCTACAATTTCACCTTCAGTGACTATCAGTGAGGAAACCTCTGAAACACTATCAATTGTGTACAGTTACTCAACACTAATCAATACATCTACAACTTTAGGGATGATTTCTGATTTTTCAGCAGTAGATTCTAAAAGTATCACTACATCAGTGTTACCTTCATCAAACATATCAACTACTGTTCTGCCTTTAGGCACCACCAACACTAAAGATACAATGTCATCTGACAGCAAAACTGTTCAAACATTGCAATCAACCATTAGTATTCAAGAAAATAATGCATCACCACCTGATTCTAATCATACACCTGCCAGTTCTACAACTTTAATTTCAGCATCATTACCAGCTTCCCATTCTTCAAATGCCAATGTAATAACTTCAACTACAGCAGGATCAACCTTCAATTCATCAATTCCAGTAAATAAAACTGCATCATCAGGGCTGATTACCGATTCATCAGATCCAGTAACCTCACATATACCTTTATCAATGCTTTCATTATCAAACATGTCAATCAGTGCTGTGTCGTTAAATACTACCAACACAAAAGCCACAATATTATCTAATTTTACAAAAGTCCACTTGTCATCAACAGCCAATATTCATAAAGCAGATTCTTCATCTTTTAATGCAGTAGCCTCAGCTCAGTCATCAAGTATATCTATGACAAGTTCAGTTTCATCATTAACTTCTAGTGCACCAACTCTAACTACTACATTCTCAATATCAGAATCAATTTCAGCAATTTTTAGTATCACTTCATCACCTCAGTTATCATCAAGTATGTCATCTATTGCTGATCCTCTAAATACAACCAATAACCAAGCTGCAGCATTATCTAGCTTCTCaacacttttttctccttcaacaGCTAACATTGCTTCAACATCATCCATTTCTGGTTCACACTCTTTAGCTTCAACTGCCTCCTCATTTGCTATGTTACATTCCTCTTCAAACACTGCAGTCAAATTATCCACACGTCCAAGTACATTTATGACCAGTGCATCTGCATCTTCAGTTTCCAGTTTGTCAACTGAAACTACACTGACAAATTCTAGACTGATTTCTGATTCGTCAACTGCATCTTCAGGTATCACATCATCATTGTTATCATCAAGCAAATCAACAACTGTGGTACCTTTAAGTACAACCAACATAAAAGCCACTGCACTATCTGCCACAACAGCAGTCTCTTCCTTATCAGTGACCCACTTTATTCAAGCAAATAATCCATCATTAGATACAAATTCACCACCTGATTCTTCCTATAAAGTTACAAGTTCTTCAGGGTCAAATGTATTGTCTTTTGCAAGTTTGCGTCCTTCAGCTGTTAATATAGTACCATCTACTACACCATTAGGTTACACGGTGTTAGGAGCATCTTCATCACTGGCTTCCATTTCATCAGATCTGACTACTGCTGGTGCAACCAAAACAAAAGGCACTACATTATCTTCTATTATAATAGCTC includes:
- the LOC120538222 gene encoding uncharacterized threonine-rich GPI-anchored glycoprotein PJ4664.02-like; translation: MAPFSITMLIWFSLLFGSSVCEEFCASKENGNYGNPGDPHSFITCANGYNFITKCPSNLIYNTTSNLCDFSTEETTGCKISDQFKPNGLYNNPDDANSFIMCSNGNVFIINCPTGLVYNVQNQQCEFQTTSFSTSKAVTSSTTLFTTTAPSSEQSLSATITTMPPVTSTKIAKFPLSSTTSVNLFSLSSSLMTSTPALTTSATTVVISSQTTAGLPSSSHTSLIQPSTNIETATAALVSTLNTKTTPSMTTITTPPKTSPLTFNSSTLRFSSMPSSTQSLSNMPDINMPLSTINTKDITLPVTTVVSSTSSAGDTQPEDTSPHRNSTPSQSALVSRHSTSISPFSSTLALVTPQTLPFTSTTQTTTSTASRLTSDLSTVPSTNITSSMLSSPHLLSSVVPIGTAFTVLSSSKTVSISPSTTAVNITSREDTSPPVSYPTDFSFSVSTLSHSATSNSSTVNVGISATSSVAGMSSSAPSSSTLTTKFSNSELISDSLSAIYLSITSSILSLKMPITTSPLHTTSTMATASSDFTPVSLSSSAITQAADMSSHTASSPVSSELAKSFQDQPSSASTISPSVTISEETSETLSIVYSYSTLINTSTTLGMISDFSAVDSKSITTSVLPSSNISTTVLPLGTTNTKDTMSSDSKTVQTLQSTISIQENNASPPDSNHTPASSTTLISASLPASHSSNANVITSTTAGSTFNSSIPVNKTASSGLITDSSDPVTSHIPLSMLSLSNMSISAVSLNTTNTKATILSNFTKVHLSSTANIHKADSSSFNAVASAQSSSISMTSSVSSLTSSAPTLTTTFSISESISAIFSITSSPQLSSSMSSIADPLNTTNNQAAALSSFSTLFSPSTANIASTSSISGSHSLASTASSFAMLHSSSNTAVKLSTRPSTFMTSASASSVSSLSTETTLTNSRLISDSSTASSGITSSLLSSSKSTTVVPLSTTNIKATALSATTAVSSLSVTHFIQANNPSLDTNSPPDSSYKVTSSSGSNVLSFASLRPSAVNIVPSTTPLGYTVLGASSSLASISSDLTTAGATKTKGTTLSSIIIAPSSPSTSTTKASNKSLSTSSPLDAFQLPTRSSDSILTSPPISSSSAVNEVTSPLSSTIFITEESSLPRSLSTKTTTLSTTVINSSLSSNYKVLMDNTSQITTSSSASASSATSSPAVTSSVSSKSTLSSANKNRITVSKPTDISGTTFFSTPVSSLSHPSTVAGSAAITTSFTSFTLPSSSMKATTLPTTASGINTMMATSAVSSYSIVKTLSPSVSNKNDSSPLRNTSASLLSLSSVSDHSSTDGTFQQLLPFWAIIIITFGIILIIIFLLLFLLSSEYFRRICCRDPLQFQHYFAINV